The Thermosulfurimonas sp. F29 genome includes a window with the following:
- a CDS encoding transglutaminase family protein — protein sequence MLRKAVIPVFILLWLAGTVRAAREVSGKVTWHLLLHPPEGIHRIRLWLPYPPSNRFQHISGLEIRGNYRCEGFYTDQRGNPILYFEWNDPHPPEAEVTVSWAVRRREVVRRDFSRQRPLPPDPAVFREYLSGNRYINLNDPRLAEILAGVLPGKRTVVEKARALYLWVIAHLRRDPRVKGCGPGIVCDVLRRGCGKCADLNSVFVALCRAAGIPAREVFGLRLGREPRETLTGAQHCWTEFFVPGYGWVPADPADVLKAALQKDLDPLSPELAPLREYYFGAVDPYRVELSRGRDLLLNPPQSGPPVNYFVYPYLEYDGKPVDLFTSPTVDFEIRWETRDPAGSVESLAAGD from the coding sequence ATGCTCAGAAAGGCAGTGATCCCGGTTTTTATCCTTCTGTGGCTGGCCGGGACGGTCCGGGCCGCGCGGGAGGTCTCGGGAAAGGTGACCTGGCACCTCCTGCTACACCCTCCAGAGGGCATACACCGGATCCGACTCTGGCTCCCCTATCCTCCGAGTAACCGTTTCCAGCACATATCCGGGCTGGAGATTCGCGGCAACTACCGGTGCGAGGGGTTCTACACCGACCAACGGGGCAATCCCATTCTCTACTTCGAGTGGAATGATCCTCACCCCCCGGAAGCGGAGGTAACGGTGAGCTGGGCGGTGCGGCGCCGGGAGGTGGTGCGGCGGGACTTCTCCCGGCAAAGGCCCCTTCCTCCGGATCCGGCGGTGTTCCGGGAATATCTCTCCGGCAATCGTTACATCAATCTTAACGATCCCCGCCTCGCCGAAATCCTGGCCGGGGTCCTTCCGGGAAAAAGGACGGTGGTGGAGAAGGCCCGGGCCCTTTACCTCTGGGTGATCGCCCATCTGCGTCGGGATCCCCGGGTGAAGGGATGCGGCCCCGGGATCGTGTGCGATGTGCTCAGGAGGGGTTGCGGAAAGTGTGCGGACCTCAACTCGGTCTTCGTGGCCCTGTGTCGGGCCGCGGGAATTCCGGCCCGCGAGGTCTTCGGCCTGCGACTGGGGCGCGAGCCTCGAGAGACCCTCACCGGGGCCCAGCACTGCTGGACGGAGTTCTTCGTGCCGGGCTACGGCTGGGTGCCGGCGGATCCGGCGGATGTGCTCAAGGCCGCCCTGCAAAAGGACCTGGATCCCCTATCCCCTGAGCTGGCCCCTCTGCGGGAATATTACTTCGGGGCGGTGGACCCTTACCGGGTGGAGCTTTCCCGGGGGCGGGATCTGCTGCTTAACCCCCCTCAGAGCGGTCCTCCGGTGAACTACTTCGTCTATCCCTATCTGGAATACGACGGGAAACCGGTGGACCTTTTCACCTCCCCCACCGTGGACTTCGAGATCCGCTGGGAGACCCGGGATCCCGCCGGAAGCGTTGAGAGCCTTGCCGCCGGCGACTAA
- a CDS encoding nitronate monooxygenase family protein, translating to MERDFPCEVPPLRIGDLTARVPIVQGGMGVGISLAGLASAVAREGAVGVISAALVGFYEGEAEFFRNPTEANIRGLKRQIRLAREKAPGGIIGVNIMVALTDFEPLCRAACEAGADIIFAGAGLPLNLPELRPEGSSTRLAPIVSSARAAKLVAQRWWSKYGYVPDAVVVEGPMAGGHLGFSPEKLEAEESRLEVLVPRVIEAMKPFEDKAGRAIPVIAAGGIYTGRDIYRYLHEIGAAGVQMGTRFVATHECNASPAFKEAFVRARKEDLTIIKSPVGLPGRALKGTFLKRVEAGEKRPYRCIYHCLRTCDYRKSPYCIAAALINAQRGNLEAGFVFAGANAWRVDRIVSVRELIEELIRDYCAARLEAEEGGS from the coding sequence ATGGAACGCGACTTTCCCTGTGAGGTTCCTCCCCTTAGAATAGGGGATCTCACCGCCCGGGTGCCCATCGTGCAGGGAGGCATGGGGGTGGGTATTTCCCTTGCGGGTCTGGCCTCGGCGGTGGCCCGCGAGGGGGCCGTGGGGGTCATCTCTGCGGCCCTGGTGGGGTTTTACGAGGGGGAGGCGGAGTTCTTTCGGAACCCCACCGAGGCCAACATCCGGGGGCTCAAGAGGCAGATCCGTCTGGCCCGGGAAAAGGCCCCGGGGGGGATCATCGGGGTGAACATCATGGTGGCGCTCACGGACTTCGAGCCTTTGTGCCGGGCGGCCTGCGAGGCCGGAGCGGACATCATCTTCGCCGGGGCCGGTCTGCCCCTGAACCTTCCCGAATTGCGCCCCGAAGGTTCCTCCACCAGGCTGGCTCCCATCGTGTCCTCGGCCCGGGCGGCCAAACTGGTGGCCCAGCGCTGGTGGAGCAAATACGGTTATGTGCCCGATGCCGTGGTGGTGGAGGGGCCCATGGCCGGGGGACACCTGGGGTTTTCCCCGGAGAAGCTCGAGGCCGAGGAATCGCGGCTAGAGGTCCTGGTGCCCCGGGTCATCGAGGCCATGAAACCCTTCGAGGACAAAGCCGGAAGGGCCATCCCGGTGATTGCCGCCGGGGGCATCTACACGGGCCGGGACATCTACCGGTATCTTCACGAGATCGGGGCCGCCGGGGTCCAGATGGGCACCCGATTTGTGGCCACCCACGAGTGCAACGCCTCCCCGGCCTTCAAGGAGGCCTTCGTCAGGGCCCGAAAGGAGGATCTCACCATCATCAAGAGCCCGGTGGGTCTCCCGGGCCGGGCCCTAAAGGGAACCTTTCTGAAGAGGGTGGAGGCCGGGGAAAAGAGACCCTACAGGTGCATTTACCACTGTCTGCGCACCTGCGACTACCGGAAAAGTCCCTACTGCATAGCTGCGGCCCTCATCAACGCCCAGCGGGGAAACCTCGAGGCCGGTTTCGTCTTCGCCGGGGCCAACGCCTGGCGAGTGGACCGGATCGTCTCGGTGCGGGAACTGATTGAGGAGCTTATTCGGGACTATTGCGCGGCCCGGCTTGAAGCCGAGGAGGGAGGGTCTTAA
- a CDS encoding TrpB-like pyridoxal phosphate-dependent enzyme: MSSETRVILSERDLPEAWFNIIPRLPSPPAPPLDPRTGEPVRPEDLERIFPRALIEQEMSTEPWIEIPEEVRKVYRLWRPTPLRRARNLEKALKTPARIYYKDESVSPPGSHKPNTAVAQAYYNRREGIRRLATETGAGQWGSALAFACRLFGLECTVYMVRVSYEQKPYRRTLMHLWGAEVHPSPTERTEAGRRILSENPNTPGSLGIAISEAVEDAATHRDTNYALGSVLNHVLLHQTVIGLETRKQLEILGEKPDVLIACVGGGSNFGGFTFPFIGEILEGRLSAEVLAVEPASCPTLTKGVYTYDYGDTAGLTPLLLMHTLGHTFEPPGIHAGGLRYHGDAPLVCQLVKEGLVRARAYPQTACFEAAVLFARTEGIVPAPETGHAIRAAIDEALRCRETGEEKVIVFNFSGHGHFDLAAYQAYLEGRLEDYEYPEEKIREALERVPRFEPGRGKP; this comes from the coding sequence TTGTCTTCGGAGACCAGAGTAATCCTTTCCGAAAGGGACCTTCCCGAGGCCTGGTTTAACATTATTCCGCGCCTTCCTTCCCCGCCGGCGCCACCGCTTGATCCCCGTACCGGGGAGCCCGTGCGCCCGGAGGACCTGGAGAGGATCTTTCCCCGGGCCCTCATCGAACAGGAGATGAGCACCGAGCCCTGGATCGAGATCCCCGAGGAAGTAAGGAAGGTCTACCGTCTCTGGCGGCCCACGCCGCTGCGCCGGGCCCGCAACCTGGAAAAGGCCCTGAAGACCCCGGCCCGGATTTATTATAAGGACGAAAGCGTAAGCCCTCCCGGCAGCCACAAACCCAACACCGCCGTGGCCCAGGCCTATTACAACCGGAGGGAGGGCATTCGCCGGCTGGCCACCGAGACCGGTGCCGGGCAGTGGGGAAGCGCCCTGGCCTTTGCCTGTAGGCTCTTCGGTCTCGAGTGCACGGTTTACATGGTCCGGGTAAGCTACGAGCAGAAACCCTACCGGCGCACCCTCATGCACCTCTGGGGTGCGGAGGTGCACCCCTCGCCCACGGAGCGCACCGAGGCCGGCCGACGCATCCTCTCTGAAAATCCGAACACCCCCGGAAGTCTCGGGATCGCCATCTCCGAGGCCGTGGAGGATGCCGCCACCCATCGGGACACCAATTACGCCCTGGGAAGCGTCCTCAACCATGTGCTGCTGCACCAGACGGTCATAGGCCTCGAGACCCGAAAACAGCTGGAAATCCTGGGAGAAAAGCCCGATGTACTCATCGCCTGCGTGGGTGGAGGCAGCAACTTCGGCGGATTCACCTTCCCCTTCATCGGGGAGATCCTGGAGGGACGGCTTTCGGCGGAGGTACTGGCCGTGGAACCGGCCAGTTGCCCCACCCTTACCAAGGGCGTTTACACCTACGATTACGGCGACACCGCCGGTCTCACCCCTCTTCTCCTCATGCACACCCTGGGCCACACCTTCGAGCCCCCGGGGATACACGCCGGGGGGCTGCGTTACCACGGAGACGCCCCGCTGGTGTGTCAGCTGGTGAAGGAGGGGCTGGTTCGGGCCCGGGCCTATCCCCAGACGGCCTGTTTCGAGGCCGCGGTGCTTTTCGCCCGCACCGAGGGGATCGTTCCCGCTCCCGAGACCGGTCACGCCATTAGAGCCGCTATAGACGAGGCTCTCCGGTGCCGGGAAACCGGGGAAGAAAAGGTCATCGTCTTCAACTTCAGCGGTCATGGGCACTTCGACCTCGCGGCCTATCAGGCCTACCTCGAGGGACGGCTCGAGGATTACGAGTATCCGGAGGAAAAGATCCGGGAGGCCCTGGAGAGGGTCCCCCGGTTTGAACCCGGAAGAGGCAAACCCTGA
- a CDS encoding RtcB family protein, with amino-acid sequence MELKKLVQRDECEWEIPPRGEMRVPGRIYASRELLEEMDEKVYEQVSNVACLPGIVKASIAMPDAHWGYGFPIGGVAAFDPEEGGIISVGGVGYDISCGVRTLRTGLKREEVLPVLERLVDELFETVPSGVGSEGEIRLSPSKLDEVLVGGARWAVEKGYGEPEDLEYIEEKGCMPGGDPACVSPEAKKRQHRQVGTLGSGNHYLEIQYVAEVYDRAAAETFGLEEDDVVITIHCGSRALGHQIATDYLPVLAKAARKYGIPIREKELVCAPIESPEGQRYFRAMICGVNCALANRQVITHLVREVVNGFFKHARVTLLYDVSHNTCKVEWHEVDGKRRRLFVHRKGATRAWGPGRAELPERYRAVGQPVIIGGSMGTASYILVGTEEGERKAFGSACHGAGRSMSRHQALKRFRGERVIEELRKRGIIVRAKSRRGAAEEAPEAYKDVTRVIEATCRAGLTRKVVKLLPLGCIKG; translated from the coding sequence ATGGAGCTAAAAAAGCTGGTTCAACGGGACGAGTGCGAGTGGGAGATCCCCCCGCGGGGGGAGATGCGGGTTCCGGGTCGCATCTACGCCAGCCGGGAGCTCCTGGAGGAGATGGACGAAAAGGTCTACGAGCAGGTGAGCAATGTGGCCTGTCTTCCGGGGATCGTTAAGGCCTCCATAGCCATGCCCGATGCGCACTGGGGTTACGGGTTCCCCATCGGCGGAGTGGCGGCCTTTGATCCCGAAGAAGGCGGCATCATCTCCGTGGGAGGCGTGGGCTACGACATCTCCTGCGGGGTGCGGACGCTTCGGACCGGTCTCAAGCGGGAGGAGGTGCTGCCGGTGCTGGAGCGTCTGGTGGACGAGCTCTTCGAGACCGTTCCCTCCGGGGTGGGATCGGAGGGAGAGATCCGGCTTTCGCCCTCCAAGCTCGACGAGGTGCTGGTGGGGGGAGCCCGCTGGGCGGTGGAAAAGGGATACGGCGAGCCCGAGGACCTGGAATACATAGAGGAGAAGGGGTGTATGCCCGGCGGGGATCCGGCCTGCGTTTCCCCGGAGGCCAAAAAGAGGCAGCACCGCCAGGTGGGTACCCTGGGTTCGGGCAACCACTATCTCGAGATTCAGTATGTGGCCGAGGTGTACGATCGTGCGGCGGCGGAGACCTTCGGGCTTGAGGAGGACGATGTGGTGATCACCATCCACTGCGGCTCCAGGGCCCTGGGGCACCAGATCGCCACGGATTACCTCCCGGTGCTGGCCAAGGCCGCCCGCAAGTACGGCATCCCCATCCGGGAAAAGGAGCTGGTGTGTGCTCCCATCGAGTCTCCGGAGGGGCAGCGCTACTTCAGGGCCATGATCTGCGGGGTGAACTGCGCGCTGGCCAATCGTCAGGTGATCACCCACCTGGTGCGGGAGGTGGTGAACGGGTTCTTCAAGCACGCCCGGGTCACCCTGCTCTACGATGTGAGCCACAACACCTGCAAGGTGGAGTGGCACGAGGTGGACGGAAAGCGCCGGAGACTCTTCGTGCATCGCAAGGGGGCCACGCGGGCCTGGGGACCCGGACGGGCCGAGCTTCCGGAACGCTACCGGGCCGTGGGTCAGCCGGTGATCATCGGGGGCTCCATGGGCACGGCCTCCTACATCCTGGTGGGCACCGAGGAGGGAGAAAGGAAGGCCTTCGGCAGCGCCTGCCACGGGGCCGGCCGCAGCATGAGCCGTCACCAGGCCCTGAAACGCTTTCGCGGAGAGAGGGTGATCGAGGAACTGCGCAAACGGGGGATCATCGTGCGGGCCAAGAGCCGCCGCGGGGCCGCGGAGGAGGCCCCCGAGGCCTACAAGGATGTGACCCGGGTGATCGAGGCCACCTGCCGGGCCGGTCTCACCCGTAAGGTGGTAAAACTCCTCCCCTTGGGTTGCATCAAGGGATAA
- a CDS encoding PhnD/SsuA/transferrin family substrate-binding protein: MKRFISFLLLSAIYSFFLQPLAWSTPGTITLAVLAKRGREATVKRWQPLVDYLNRLTPYTIQLEPLPFEALERAVRSGTVDLVLANPAMFVKFEICCGLAPIVTMKNLKFGRAYTRFGGVIFTRADRRDLRRLRDLKRGKILVGAVDPDSFGGWLMQWREFRRAGLKRGRDFRVRFYGTHDAVVYAVLRGEVDVGCVRTDTLETMAAEGKIRLRDFRILHPRHHPGFDLLVSTDLYPEWPLARTPRLSDEVAEMLASVLLALPSSSEVARRSGAAWTIPHNYQPVHECLRELGVGPYAELRARLLEQARKKYLRIVVFLSVLSIIGASITLYILSLHRRLTRAYRDLRQYRDHLEELVRERTVHLERLAQKLREERERLEVILVSLADAVIVTDTKGKILLLNPAAEKLLEISAEEALGRDFCKLAPLEMLDKDKKCGEYLRTLSDTNRVEFREALLKLPSGKKVLVEGTATPILEDSREVQGSVIVLRDITLRKKLEEEARKTTKLEALSLVASGLAHDFNNLLATIMGYLEVLRLRGGEELAPLVEKAERACLTARTLTRELLTYTAGGGPVKRMASIEEVLREAVEFAMAGSGIRVEMEQETLWPVEMDPDQIAVCLHNILLNARQAMGDRGTVFVRATNRHLPRENPAGLPPGPYVEIEIEDTGPGIPPEVLTRLFEPFFTTREGGSGLGLFTCRRIVEAHGGRIVAESPPGRGAVFRLYLPAHPEVERPRDTEKETRIEPRVSARILVMDDEEGVRETLAEILRLNGFEVETARDGNEALEKFRKALSEGRPFGLVILDLTVPGGLGGREILPRLKELDPEVRTVVASGYSQDPVMENFREHGFDGALLKPFTARDLIETISRILAPGRE; this comes from the coding sequence ATGAAGCGATTTATATCCTTTTTGCTCCTCTCCGCCATCTATTCTTTTTTCCTCCAGCCCCTGGCCTGGAGCACACCTGGTACGATTACTCTCGCGGTACTGGCCAAGCGGGGGCGCGAGGCCACGGTGAAGCGCTGGCAACCGCTGGTGGACTACCTGAACCGGCTTACCCCCTATACCATTCAACTGGAACCCCTACCTTTTGAGGCACTGGAGAGAGCCGTACGCAGCGGAACGGTGGATCTGGTGCTGGCCAATCCGGCCATGTTCGTGAAGTTCGAGATTTGTTGCGGGCTGGCCCCTATAGTGACCATGAAAAACCTCAAGTTCGGAAGGGCCTATACCCGCTTCGGCGGAGTCATTTTTACCCGGGCCGACCGAAGGGATCTCCGCCGCCTGAGGGACCTGAAGCGGGGGAAGATTCTGGTGGGGGCGGTGGATCCGGACTCCTTCGGCGGCTGGCTCATGCAGTGGCGGGAGTTCCGGCGGGCCGGGCTCAAACGGGGGAGAGACTTCCGGGTCCGCTTCTACGGCACCCACGATGCGGTGGTCTACGCGGTGCTGAGGGGGGAGGTGGATGTGGGGTGCGTGCGCACGGACACCCTGGAGACCATGGCCGCCGAGGGAAAGATTCGCCTCCGGGACTTCCGGATCCTGCACCCCCGCCATCACCCGGGTTTTGACCTCCTGGTAAGCACGGACCTTTACCCGGAATGGCCCCTGGCCCGCACGCCCCGGCTTTCGGACGAAGTGGCCGAAATGCTGGCCTCGGTCCTGCTGGCCCTGCCCTCCTCCTCGGAGGTGGCCCGCAGGTCCGGGGCGGCCTGGACCATCCCCCACAATTACCAGCCGGTGCACGAATGCCTGCGGGAACTGGGCGTGGGCCCCTATGCCGAACTACGGGCCCGGCTGCTTGAACAGGCCCGCAAAAAATACCTGAGAATCGTGGTCTTCCTGTCTGTTCTCTCTATAATCGGCGCCTCTATCACCCTCTATATCCTCTCGCTTCATCGCCGACTCACCCGGGCTTACCGGGATCTCAGACAATATCGTGATCACCTGGAAGAGCTGGTTCGGGAGCGGACCGTTCACCTGGAAAGACTGGCCCAGAAGCTCCGAGAAGAAAGAGAACGGCTGGAGGTAATTCTGGTGTCTCTGGCCGACGCGGTGATCGTTACCGATACCAAGGGGAAAATCCTCCTCCTGAATCCCGCGGCAGAAAAGCTTCTGGAAATTTCGGCCGAGGAGGCGTTAGGAAGAGATTTTTGCAAACTGGCCCCTCTCGAAATGCTGGACAAAGACAAAAAATGCGGAGAATATCTCCGTACCCTATCGGATACCAACCGGGTGGAGTTTCGAGAAGCCCTTCTAAAGCTACCCTCCGGAAAGAAGGTCCTGGTAGAAGGCACGGCTACGCCCATATTGGAAGACTCCAGAGAGGTTCAGGGAAGCGTGATCGTGCTTAGGGATATAACCCTGCGCAAGAAACTGGAGGAGGAGGCCCGCAAGACCACCAAGCTCGAGGCCCTGAGTCTGGTGGCCTCCGGTCTGGCTCACGACTTTAACAACCTGCTGGCCACCATCATGGGGTATCTGGAGGTCCTGCGCCTCAGGGGTGGTGAGGAGCTGGCCCCGCTGGTGGAAAAGGCGGAACGGGCCTGTCTCACCGCCCGCACGCTTACCCGGGAGCTTCTCACCTACACCGCAGGCGGCGGCCCGGTAAAACGCATGGCCTCCATAGAGGAGGTCCTGCGCGAGGCGGTGGAATTCGCCATGGCCGGATCCGGGATCCGGGTGGAGATGGAGCAGGAAACCCTCTGGCCGGTGGAGATGGATCCGGATCAGATCGCCGTCTGTCTTCACAACATCCTGCTCAACGCTCGGCAGGCCATGGGGGATCGGGGCACCGTGTTCGTGCGGGCCACAAACCGCCACCTTCCCCGGGAAAACCCCGCGGGACTTCCCCCCGGCCCGTATGTGGAGATAGAAATCGAGGACACCGGCCCGGGAATCCCGCCGGAGGTCCTCACCCGTCTCTTCGAGCCCTTTTTCACCACCCGGGAGGGCGGATCGGGTCTGGGGCTCTTCACCTGTCGGCGGATCGTAGAGGCCCACGGAGGGAGGATCGTGGCGGAATCCCCTCCGGGCCGTGGGGCCGTGTTTCGCCTGTACCTCCCGGCTCACCCGGAGGTCGAACGCCCGCGGGATACGGAAAAGGAAACGCGGATCGAGCCGAGGGTGTCGGCCCGAATCCTGGTCATGGACGACGAGGAGGGGGTGCGTGAAACCCTGGCCGAGATCCTGCGACTGAACGGTTTTGAGGTGGAAACGGCTCGGGACGGGAACGAGGCGCTGGAGAAGTTCCGGAAGGCCCTCTCCGAGGGACGCCCCTTCGGGCTGGTGATCCTGGACCTCACCGTGCCCGGGGGACTGGGAGGGCGAGAGATCCTTCCCCGGCTAAAGGAACTGGATCCGGAGGTTAGGACCGTGGTGGCGAGCGGTTACTCCCAGGATCCGGTGATGGAAAACTTCCGGGAGCACGGCTTCGACGGAGCGCTCCTCAAGCCCTTTACCGCCAGAGACCTCATCGAGACCATCTCCCGGATTCTCGCTCCCGGGAGAGAATGA
- a CDS encoding HAD-IIIA family hydrolase produces the protein MRRPVVFLDRDGTVNEEVGYLNHLSRLRLLPGAAEGIRRLKEAGFAVVIVTNQSGPARGYFPETLVHEVNRELLRRLAARGARVDGVYVCLHHPEAGCACRKPETGLARQAAEELNLDLSRAYVVGDRWVDLALARRLGACGVLVLTGYGRGELEYVLPGKGIEPDLVARDLREAAELILSRERESGRWSR, from the coding sequence ATGAGAAGGCCGGTGGTCTTCCTGGATCGGGACGGCACGGTGAACGAGGAGGTGGGGTATCTCAACCACCTCTCCCGTCTGCGTCTCCTTCCCGGGGCCGCCGAGGGGATAAGGCGTCTTAAGGAGGCGGGGTTTGCCGTGGTGATCGTGACCAATCAGAGCGGACCGGCCCGGGGATACTTTCCCGAGACGCTGGTGCACGAGGTCAACCGGGAGCTCCTGCGGAGGCTCGCCGCCCGCGGGGCCCGGGTGGACGGGGTCTATGTGTGTCTGCATCACCCCGAGGCAGGATGCGCCTGCCGGAAGCCGGAAACCGGGCTGGCCCGACAGGCCGCCGAGGAACTCAATCTGGACCTCTCCCGGGCCTATGTGGTGGGGGATCGCTGGGTGGATCTCGCGCTGGCCCGGCGCCTCGGAGCCTGCGGGGTGCTGGTGCTCACCGGATACGGCCGGGGAGAACTGGAGTATGTGCTTCCGGGCAAGGGCATCGAGCCCGACCTCGTGGCCCGGGACCTGCGGGAGGCCGCGGAGCTCATTCTCTCCCGGGAGCGAGAATCCGGGAGATGGTCTCGATGA
- the waaF gene encoding lipopolysaccharide heptosyltransferase II, which yields MLLVRLPNWLGDAVMATPVVRALSRRTTVWLLGRGFLEPLFACFPGVRGFSALSEGSLGLLRTARSLRGRGFREALLLPNSLSSALLVFLAGIPERMGFSTDGRRLLLTRAVNPPAESLHQRDYYVYLLEALGFSVPERSLTLSVPEAARRRAGELLSGLPGPLAVLAPGAAYGPAKRWPPDRFRKLAEELVRRGWSVALVGGVNERDAAEGISAGLSRVHNLCGRTDVATAAAVIERATVFVSNDSGLMHVAAALGRPQVAIFGSTDPRATGPLNPRARVVWKGLPCSPCLRRTCSRGYPCLTTVSVEEVLQAVEEIVYS from the coding sequence ATGTTACTGGTGCGGTTGCCCAACTGGCTGGGGGATGCGGTGATGGCCACGCCGGTGGTGCGGGCCCTCTCCCGCAGGACCACGGTCTGGCTTCTGGGAAGGGGTTTTCTTGAACCGCTTTTTGCTTGCTTTCCGGGGGTGCGGGGTTTTTCCGCTCTTTCCGAAGGGTCTCTCGGCCTGCTCCGAACTGCGCGTTCCCTGCGAGGTCGGGGCTTCAGGGAGGCGCTTCTCCTTCCCAATTCCCTGTCCTCCGCCCTCCTGGTCTTTCTGGCCGGGATACCGGAACGCATGGGGTTTTCCACGGACGGTCGCCGGTTACTTCTTACGCGGGCCGTAAACCCCCCGGCCGAATCCCTCCATCAGCGGGACTACTATGTGTATTTGCTCGAGGCCCTGGGCTTTTCCGTGCCGGAGCGGAGCCTTACCCTTTCGGTGCCGGAGGCGGCCCGGCGGCGGGCCGGGGAGCTCCTCTCCGGGCTTCCCGGGCCCCTTGCGGTGCTGGCCCCCGGCGCGGCCTACGGACCGGCCAAACGCTGGCCCCCCGATAGGTTCCGGAAACTGGCCGAAGAGCTCGTCCGCCGGGGCTGGTCCGTGGCCCTGGTGGGGGGAGTAAACGAACGGGACGCCGCCGAAGGGATTTCCGCCGGCCTTTCCCGGGTGCACAACCTCTGCGGAAGGACCGATGTGGCCACCGCCGCCGCGGTCATCGAAAGGGCCACGGTCTTCGTCTCCAACGACTCCGGACTCATGCATGTGGCCGCGGCCCTGGGACGCCCCCAGGTGGCCATCTTCGGTTCCACCGATCCCCGGGCCACCGGCCCCCTCAATCCCCGGGCCCGGGTGGTCTGGAAAGGGCTCCCCTGCAGCCCCTGTCTGCGGAGGACCTGCAGCCGGGGCTACCCCTGCCTCACCACCGTATCGGTGGAGGAGGTCCTTCAAGCCGTGGAGGAGATCGTTTACAGTTAA
- a CDS encoding sulfurtransferase TusA family protein, translating to MRFVEDIKADLSVDLVYRMCPMHLLEPEEFLRKLRVGQILEILTDYDGALEDIPAWCARRGQEFLGVKEDDGFFRLYIKKIREV from the coding sequence ATGAGGTTCGTGGAGGACATAAAGGCTGATCTGAGCGTGGATCTGGTCTATCGCATGTGCCCCATGCACCTTCTCGAGCCGGAGGAGTTCCTCCGGAAGCTCCGGGTGGGGCAGATCCTGGAGATTCTCACGGACTACGACGGCGCCCTGGAGGACATCCCGGCCTGGTGCGCCCGCAGGGGACAGGAATTTCTGGGCGTGAAAGAAGACGACGGCTTTTTCCGTCTTTACATCAAAAAAATCCGAGAGGTGTGA